Proteins encoded together in one Orrella marina window:
- a CDS encoding CNNM domain-containing protein: MNQDILLLIVFVLSALAVSFLCSIAEAVLLSITPTYIAGLEGVSPKKAVLIKRLKGENIDRSLAAILTLNTIAHTMGAIGAGAKANAVFGSAWFGLFSAIMTLLILFLSEILPKTLGAVYWRSLTTPTAVVVNLMIKALYPLIVVSEKITRMVTKGRDVHVFNRDEFIAMAHIGKEAGHINDRESRIIRNLFHFGSLRAQDIMTPRTVVAALPQTMPIEHALQYRMTVPFSRIPVFDEDLDSVSGFVLREDLLIAQTRGTGHRPISELRRDIVAVAATTSLSNLLELFLDKRQHVAIVVGEYGETQGLVTMEDVIETLLGIEIVDEGDKIEDMQQLARKLWRKRAESLGIKNNVQESRAHASTESESSQNRKRSKRLVLADMQS; the protein is encoded by the coding sequence ATGAACCAGGACATACTCCTGCTCATCGTATTTGTTCTCTCAGCTCTTGCTGTGTCGTTTTTATGCTCCATCGCAGAAGCCGTCCTGCTGAGCATCACGCCCACCTACATCGCCGGCCTTGAGGGTGTCAGCCCCAAGAAAGCCGTCCTGATCAAACGCCTCAAAGGCGAGAACATTGATCGCTCCCTGGCCGCTATTCTGACCTTGAACACGATTGCCCACACGATGGGCGCGATTGGCGCGGGCGCCAAAGCCAACGCTGTGTTCGGTAGTGCCTGGTTTGGCCTGTTCTCGGCGATCATGACACTGTTGATCCTGTTTCTGTCTGAGATCCTGCCCAAAACTCTGGGTGCCGTCTACTGGCGGTCACTGACCACGCCTACGGCTGTAGTGGTCAATCTGATGATAAAGGCTCTTTATCCACTGATCGTCGTCTCGGAAAAAATCACAAGAATGGTGACCAAAGGGCGTGACGTCCATGTGTTTAACCGCGACGAATTCATTGCCATGGCTCATATCGGCAAGGAAGCGGGCCACATCAACGATCGCGAATCACGAATCATCCGCAACCTGTTTCACTTTGGATCCCTGCGTGCGCAGGACATCATGACGCCGCGCACGGTGGTGGCGGCTTTGCCACAAACAATGCCAATTGAACACGCCTTGCAATACCGCATGACAGTCCCATTTTCTCGTATCCCGGTCTTCGACGAAGATCTGGACTCGGTGTCGGGCTTTGTTCTACGCGAGGATCTGCTCATCGCACAAACCCGTGGAACTGGCCATCGGCCGATTTCCGAGCTTCGACGTGACATCGTTGCCGTAGCCGCGACCACCTCACTGTCGAATTTGCTAGAGCTTTTTCTGGACAAACGTCAACATGTTGCCATCGTGGTGGGTGAGTATGGTGAAACGCAAGGCCTGGTCACCATGGAAGACGTGATCGAGACCCTTCTGGGTATCGAGATTGTCGACGAAGGCGACAAGATTGAGGACATGCAGCAACTTGCCCGCAAGCTCTGGCGCAAGCGTGCCGAATCTCTCGGTATCAAGAACAATGTGCAGGAATCCCGTGCACACGCATCTACCGAGTCAGAAAGCTCTCAGAATCGCAAACGCAGCAAACGTCTGGTACTGGCGGATATGCAATCCTGA
- a CDS encoding mechanosensitive ion channel domain-containing protein: MLAQREGVSSSTTLSDSERAALLKSYDQSIADLRSLLTINEQIQTLEQTLLLAADRIADLAEQKRTAPQPRTHGDFGPMRLEQLELEQLELTQRLTQAQQSYQSAQARLSRLLGATQSLNTLLTDRKAALEQIAIELSTLSESSGQASVLARRQNLIARQRLYQAEIDYNSLTLANQVTLSNLAQAERDHASAQITRLRTEAANLASVIQERRQEIARQAREQANALQDLTTELPDGIAALASENTALRMELETILQSEQSMDFQLRELLALRTSLREDYERIRQRIAIVGHNASISSTLRSRLAELPRLAGLHALRAERDDEIADATQRQLEIDDQIRTLEHQASEIESLIGRHAADLSSFERGQLERQTEEVVSAYRNSLAELQSTWSRHINQLVALDAAQAELERLTRDYGTYIEQQLFWMPSTSALQIVSSRTGPWQPWLTSGEGIVQLGESWKQYISEFPFQVLATLLAFALVISRRSWAARELAHLSLAVRHIGTDSINLTVKGIGAHLIRAAPLPALLLLISTVMRGFSDPLSQPYASGLTSSATLIFTLGMIKEFSATNGVGSSHFGWPDQICSEVRAQLRWFLPLGAILSFLVGAYTLSSPPLTIQTLGSLSFILLLLGWLYVTWQLFGPRSCLRTLLKDNFPKSWVSQLHFIWYPALLLIPVILGTLSLAGYHYTAVQLEIRVQMTLWFLIGLYILVEFILRWLYVMARHLKHADNRRKRERQREMSQTQQPGEDETDSDSSLLTPQLPEINYESLSEQSKRLVHTGFVFAVLFGTWSIWVDLLPALDIWNRNVLGYGDGSGTASELAKLMPVTTVDILAGLFILVLTTLAARNIPGLLEIILLQRLPLDPGARYALTALTQYFIAGVGVFLSFSTMGVEWDKLQWLIAALGVGLGFGLQEIVANFVSGIILLFERPIRVGDVVTIDDTTGVVTRIQIRATTITNYDRQELVVPNKTFITGQLINWTLSDRLNRILLPVGISYDSNVECAMELINEAAKEIPEILADPAPLVSFESFGSDSLMLYLRAYLANLDNRLSVITRLHASILNKFRDADINIAFPQRDIHLDFKSPLDVMMMKKENDGSGKSKQSQ, from the coding sequence ATGCTCGCTCAACGAGAAGGCGTTTCAAGTTCAACCACCCTGTCCGACAGCGAACGGGCTGCACTACTCAAGTCTTACGACCAGAGCATCGCCGACCTTCGTAGTCTTCTGACCATCAACGAACAGATTCAGACGCTTGAGCAAACACTGTTGCTTGCAGCAGACCGAATAGCAGATCTGGCCGAACAGAAGAGGACGGCTCCACAACCACGAACCCATGGCGATTTTGGTCCCATGAGACTGGAGCAACTCGAGCTTGAGCAGCTAGAGCTGACGCAAAGACTGACCCAAGCCCAACAATCGTATCAGTCAGCGCAAGCCAGACTGTCCCGGCTGCTGGGTGCGACCCAGTCACTCAACACGCTTTTGACAGACCGCAAAGCGGCACTCGAACAAATCGCAATTGAACTCTCCACCCTTTCTGAATCCTCAGGTCAGGCAAGTGTGCTGGCCCGCCGGCAAAACCTGATTGCACGACAACGCCTCTACCAGGCTGAAATTGACTACAACAGCCTGACCCTGGCCAACCAGGTCACGCTCAGCAACCTGGCCCAGGCAGAACGAGACCATGCCAGTGCCCAGATTACGCGACTGCGCACTGAGGCCGCCAACCTTGCATCTGTCATTCAGGAACGCAGACAGGAAATCGCCAGGCAGGCCCGTGAACAAGCGAACGCACTGCAGGACTTGACGACGGAGTTGCCAGACGGCATTGCTGCGCTGGCCAGCGAGAACACGGCCCTGCGCATGGAGCTCGAAACGATACTGCAATCAGAACAGTCAATGGACTTCCAGTTGAGAGAGCTGCTGGCATTGAGAACGTCCTTGCGCGAAGATTATGAACGGATCAGGCAAAGAATCGCAATTGTCGGACACAATGCCTCGATCAGCAGCACGCTGCGCAGCCGACTCGCCGAGCTCCCTCGCCTGGCCGGGCTTCATGCCCTACGGGCGGAACGCGATGATGAGATTGCGGACGCAACCCAGCGACAGCTGGAAATTGACGACCAGATCCGGACACTGGAACATCAAGCCAGTGAGATCGAATCACTGATCGGGCGCCACGCAGCCGATCTCTCCTCTTTCGAGCGCGGGCAACTGGAGCGGCAGACTGAAGAGGTTGTTTCGGCTTATAGAAACTCCCTTGCGGAACTGCAAAGTACATGGAGCCGCCACATCAACCAACTGGTAGCGCTGGACGCTGCACAGGCAGAACTGGAAAGACTGACCCGAGATTACGGTACGTACATCGAACAGCAGCTGTTCTGGATGCCGAGCACGAGTGCATTGCAGATCGTATCTTCCCGAACCGGACCCTGGCAGCCATGGCTAACCAGTGGTGAAGGGATCGTACAACTCGGTGAGTCATGGAAACAATACATCAGTGAATTTCCGTTTCAAGTACTTGCCACCCTGTTGGCATTCGCGCTAGTCATCAGCAGACGCAGCTGGGCAGCGCGTGAGCTTGCTCATCTGAGCCTGGCCGTGCGACACATTGGTACAGACTCGATCAATTTGACTGTCAAAGGTATCGGTGCACACCTGATACGAGCGGCCCCATTACCTGCGTTGCTGCTCTTGATTTCTACAGTCATGCGTGGGTTTTCAGACCCACTTTCGCAACCCTACGCAAGTGGCCTGACCAGTTCGGCCACACTGATTTTCACGCTGGGAATGATCAAGGAATTTTCCGCAACCAACGGCGTAGGTTCCAGTCACTTCGGCTGGCCAGACCAAATCTGCAGTGAGGTGCGAGCCCAGCTTCGATGGTTCCTTCCCCTCGGGGCGATCCTGAGCTTTCTGGTCGGTGCGTACACGCTTTCGAGTCCTCCGCTGACAATCCAGACACTCGGCAGCCTGAGCTTCATTCTGCTACTACTTGGCTGGCTGTATGTCACCTGGCAACTGTTTGGTCCCCGTAGCTGCCTGCGAACGTTGCTGAAAGACAACTTTCCAAAATCCTGGGTAAGTCAGCTGCATTTCATCTGGTATCCGGCACTTCTGCTGATTCCCGTCATTCTGGGCACGTTATCGCTGGCGGGCTACCACTACACGGCCGTGCAACTCGAAATCCGGGTTCAGATGACGCTCTGGTTTCTGATTGGTCTGTACATTCTCGTCGAGTTCATTCTTCGCTGGCTGTATGTCATGGCGAGGCACCTCAAGCACGCTGACAACAGAAGAAAGCGGGAACGTCAGAGAGAAATGTCGCAGACACAACAGCCAGGTGAGGATGAGACGGACAGCGATTCCAGCCTGCTCACCCCCCAGTTGCCCGAGATTAACTACGAGTCACTGAGTGAACAATCGAAGCGGCTAGTTCATACCGGTTTCGTGTTTGCGGTTCTGTTTGGAACATGGTCAATCTGGGTTGATCTTCTACCTGCACTGGACATCTGGAATCGTAACGTTTTGGGTTATGGCGATGGATCAGGAACTGCCAGCGAACTCGCCAAATTGATGCCCGTGACGACGGTTGACATCCTTGCAGGACTTTTTATTCTGGTTCTAACCACATTAGCCGCACGCAACATTCCAGGACTACTGGAGATCATTCTGCTGCAGAGACTGCCGCTTGATCCTGGTGCCCGATACGCGCTGACGGCACTCACTCAATATTTCATCGCAGGCGTCGGGGTGTTCCTGTCATTTAGCACCATGGGCGTCGAGTGGGACAAATTGCAATGGTTGATCGCAGCGCTCGGTGTGGGACTGGGATTTGGGCTGCAGGAGATCGTCGCAAACTTTGTGAGCGGCATCATTCTCCTGTTCGAGCGTCCAATCCGGGTGGGGGACGTGGTCACGATCGATGACACCACTGGGGTTGTCACACGGATCCAGATTCGCGCCACCACCATCACAAACTACGATCGCCAGGAACTGGTCGTTCCCAACAAGACCTTTATCACTGGCCAGTTGATCAACTGGACGCTCAGTGATCGTCTCAACCGGATACTCTTGCCTGTCGGCATCTCGTACGACAGCAATGTCGAGTGCGCAATGGAACTGATAAATGAGGCAGCGAAGGAAATTCCGGAAATTCTCGCCGATCCGGCACCACTGGTGAGTTTCGAATCATTCGGTTCTGATAGTCTGATGCTTTACTTGCGCGCTTATCTCGCCAATCTTGATAACCGTTTGAGTGTCATCACACGGCTTCACGCGTCAATCCTGAATAAATTCCGGGATGCCGACATCAATATCGCGTTCCCGCAACGGGATATTCACCTAGATTTCAAGAGTCCCCTGGATGTGATGATGATGAAAAAAGAAAACGATGGATCAGGGAAATCGAAGCAATCGCAGTAA